From one Saprospiraceae bacterium genomic stretch:
- a CDS encoding long-chain fatty acid--CoA ligase yields the protein MALVKKTGINFTRVFDILAYQREKYPNAKALSSRVDHQWKSYSIYQIQDRIDHVSAWLMAKELTKGDHVVLVPEAGSPEWMILDFACQQIGVISVILYPTLKATEVKRILSEVDTKICFCATTGLYDLYGTVSKEAGIPLEVFHLEENQDGYFTALTEFKLLETQLNIIQVVSREIKEDDLLCILYTSGSTGESKGVMLSHANVVFNIKAILSLVPLEYHFNTVSFLPFAHIFERVTCYAYMAFGVSVYFSQDRDHFSRDFKSVRPQGCTSVPRVLEKLHEFANLRAQKSSGLKKWVIQWAVDLGEKFDITTQQSPLYQVKLFIARLLVLNRWRRSLGGRMKYMIVGAAALRPEIGRFFTAGGIRIIEGYGMTEMSPLISINRFEPGMQRWGTVGLVIPGVELHLENINENGEGEIWVRGPNLMQGYFKKPALTQAVINQDGWLQTGDIGRLIESKYVQITDRIKDLFKTSAGKYIAPTPLQLHFTRSIYIERCLIIGFQRPFVTALVVPNFEMIETWCLQHDIHYTSAEYMVHNIKVKALYDQEITRLNEDLPGHERVRRYILCAQDWTLENDEMTSTFKPKRDLLIQHYQKAIEEMYGDYA from the coding sequence ATGGCCCTTGTAAAAAAAACTGGAATCAATTTTACCAGGGTATTCGACATACTCGCTTATCAACGGGAGAAATACCCCAATGCCAAAGCGCTTAGCTCCAGAGTCGATCATCAATGGAAGTCTTACTCTATTTACCAAATCCAGGATCGGATAGATCATGTATCTGCCTGGTTGATGGCAAAAGAATTGACCAAAGGCGATCATGTAGTTCTGGTACCGGAGGCAGGATCGCCGGAATGGATGATACTGGACTTCGCGTGTCAGCAGATCGGAGTGATCTCCGTGATCTTATATCCAACGTTGAAAGCAACCGAAGTGAAACGGATCTTATCAGAGGTCGATACAAAAATTTGTTTTTGCGCTACCACCGGTTTGTATGACTTGTATGGCACTGTTTCAAAAGAGGCCGGCATACCACTGGAGGTTTTTCATCTTGAAGAAAATCAGGATGGATATTTTACAGCCTTAACAGAATTTAAATTATTAGAGACTCAACTCAACATCATTCAGGTAGTATCCAGAGAAATCAAAGAAGATGACCTTCTGTGTATCCTCTACACTTCGGGCAGTACCGGGGAGTCAAAAGGAGTCATGCTCTCTCACGCCAATGTGGTTTTTAATATCAAAGCGATCTTGTCACTGGTCCCGCTGGAGTATCATTTTAATACGGTTAGCTTTCTGCCGTTTGCCCATATTTTTGAGCGGGTCACTTGTTATGCCTATATGGCTTTTGGGGTTTCGGTGTATTTCAGTCAGGACAGAGATCACTTCTCCCGGGATTTTAAATCTGTCAGACCTCAAGGTTGTACCAGTGTGCCACGGGTACTTGAGAAATTGCATGAGTTTGCCAACCTAAGAGCACAAAAATCATCTGGATTGAAAAAATGGGTTATCCAATGGGCGGTAGACCTTGGTGAAAAATTCGATATAACTACTCAGCAATCACCATTATATCAGGTCAAATTATTTATAGCCAGGCTATTGGTATTAAATAGATGGCGAAGATCTCTAGGGGGGCGAATGAAATATATGATTGTAGGCGCGGCTGCTTTGAGGCCGGAGATTGGCAGGTTTTTTACAGCGGGAGGAATACGGATTATTGAAGGATATGGCATGACGGAGATGTCACCGTTAATATCCATCAATAGATTCGAACCCGGGATGCAACGATGGGGCACGGTGGGACTAGTCATACCCGGAGTAGAGCTTCATTTAGAAAATATAAACGAGAACGGAGAAGGTGAAATCTGGGTTAGAGGACCCAATCTCATGCAAGGATATTTTAAAAAACCAGCCCTTACCCAAGCGGTAATCAATCAGGATGGTTGGCTGCAAACGGGCGATATAGGCAGATTGATAGAAAGCAAATACGTGCAGATCACCGATCGGATAAAAGATCTTTTCAAAACCTCCGCAGGCAAATACATTGCTCCGACACCTCTGCAGTTACATTTTACAAGATCCATTTATATAGAAAGATGCCTCATCATTGGTTTTCAACGACCATTTGTAACGGCTTTGGTTGTACCCAATTTTGAGATGATAGAGACCTGGTGTCTTCAACACGATATACACTATACCTCCGCAGAGTATATGGTACATAATATCAAAGTAAAAGCTTTGTATGATCAGGAAATAACCCGCCTTAACGAAGATCTGCCAGGTCATGAACGGGTGCGCCGATATATCCTGTGTGCCCAGGACTGGACTCTTGAAAATGATGAAATGACTTCAACCTTCAAACCTAAAAGAGATTTATTGATACAACATTACCAAAAAGCCATTGAGGAGATGTATGGAGATTACGCTTAA
- a CDS encoding GMC family oxidoreductase: MANINISSQKKRTYDAIVIGSGASGGWAAKELCDAGLKTLVLERGRDVKHIVDYPTASKAPWEFEFRGTVPLEKRVGYQFGRFMREESLHWALKDDEQPVIYEKPFRWFRGYHTGGKSLLWARQTQRWSDYDFEGPARDGFAVDWPIRYKDLAPWYDHVEQFAGIAGNRDGIDELPDSIVQPAFEVSHIETYFKAQLAKHFPDRHLIAGRCAHLTDPQAIHVQQGRGKCQNQTMCNRGCIYGAYFSANASTIPWALKTKKMTMRPDAVVHSIIYNDKKDRATGVRIIDRNTHEMIEFYAKIIFVNASTINSSAILLNSTSTRFPNGLGNDSGVLGKYLAWHNYRGKANAQFEALLDKRTDGRSPTNSYIPRFRNVKKQDTDFLRGYAIGIGGGRGMRSDTSMIGDKLRDNILHPELGPWNISSWMMGECVPSESNHLRLSTDLKDKYGIPQIILSCDWTENDDKMVADYVEQSKAMFEAAGFTNITANDTKSPPGSDIHEMGGARMGHDPKTSILNAWNQVHACKNVFVSDGACMTSTSTQNPTLTFMAMTARAATHAVEELKKRNI, encoded by the coding sequence ATGGCAAACATCAATATATCTTCTCAAAAAAAACGAACCTATGATGCCATCGTCATCGGATCAGGTGCCAGTGGTGGCTGGGCTGCTAAAGAGCTCTGTGATGCAGGACTCAAAACGCTCGTACTCGAGCGCGGTCGTGATGTAAAACATATCGTGGATTATCCTACGGCTTCAAAAGCACCGTGGGAATTTGAATTCCGCGGTACCGTACCACTCGAAAAAAGAGTGGGTTATCAATTTGGCCGATTCATGAGAGAAGAATCACTGCATTGGGCACTCAAAGACGACGAGCAGCCTGTGATCTATGAAAAGCCTTTCCGATGGTTTCGCGGCTATCATACCGGTGGGAAATCCTTGCTATGGGCCAGGCAGACCCAACGCTGGAGTGATTATGATTTTGAAGGACCTGCCAGGGATGGTTTTGCAGTGGATTGGCCTATCCGGTACAAAGACCTCGCACCGTGGTATGATCATGTGGAGCAATTTGCAGGTATCGCCGGCAATCGCGATGGCATCGACGAACTGCCAGATAGTATCGTGCAGCCAGCCTTTGAGGTATCCCATATAGAGACTTATTTTAAAGCGCAGCTCGCCAAACATTTTCCTGATCGTCATCTTATAGCAGGTCGATGTGCACACCTTACCGATCCACAAGCTATCCATGTCCAGCAAGGCCGTGGTAAATGTCAAAATCAAACCATGTGCAATCGTGGGTGTATCTATGGCGCCTACTTTAGCGCCAATGCATCTACTATACCCTGGGCCCTGAAGACCAAGAAAATGACCATGCGACCGGATGCCGTAGTTCATTCCATTATCTACAATGACAAAAAAGACCGTGCTACCGGTGTCCGCATCATCGATCGCAATACTCATGAGATGATAGAGTTTTATGCCAAAATTATTTTTGTCAATGCCTCTACGATCAACAGTAGCGCGATCCTGCTCAACAGCACTTCCACCCGATTTCCCAACGGCTTGGGCAATGACAGTGGAGTACTAGGCAAATACCTTGCCTGGCACAATTATCGTGGCAAAGCCAATGCTCAGTTTGAAGCATTACTAGACAAACGCACCGATGGGCGCAGTCCAACCAATAGTTATATCCCCCGCTTCCGCAATGTCAAAAAGCAAGACACTGATTTTCTGCGTGGCTATGCCATCGGTATCGGTGGTGGCCGTGGCATGCGTTCCGACACCAGCATGATAGGGGACAAACTCAGAGATAATATCTTGCATCCGGAGCTTGGGCCCTGGAATATCTCCTCCTGGATGATGGGTGAATGTGTACCCTCTGAGTCCAATCACCTGCGCCTCAGCACAGATCTCAAAGACAAGTATGGCATACCTCAGATCATCCTGTCTTGCGACTGGACTGAAAACGACGATAAGATGGTCGCCGACTATGTAGAACAATCCAAAGCTATGTTTGAAGCAGCCGGTTTTACCAATATCACTGCCAATGATACCAAATCACCTCCCGGCTCCGACATCCATGAGATGGGTGGCGCCCGCATGGGTCACGACCCAAAAACCTCCATCCTCAATGCCTGGAACCAGGTGCATGCCTGCAAAAATGTATTCGTGAGTGACGGAGCTTGTATGACGAGTACAAGTACCCAAAATCCGACGCTGACTTTTATGGCGATGACTGCCAGGGCTGCTACGCATGCTGTCGAGGAACTGAAGAAGAGGAATATCTAG
- a CDS encoding alpha/beta hydrolase: protein MERALIILLILYVVICLIIYFFQHYFFFRPEILPRHFTYKFPFPFEELDFKMEDGGSVNAIHFKVPKSRGIVYYLKGNSRSIKGWGKFAKDFLGNGYDFLMIDYRGFGKSKGKRNQALLFSDAQFVYEWIAESYREDQIILYGRSLGSGVAARIASWNHPKLLILDSPYFSFYYNIRRYLFFTPLKWLMRYDLRTDLYLAEASCPIHIIHGDLDRLIPYTQSVKLKDLYPDKISLHQIKGAHHNNLPDFAAYFEVLYEILYVKPSASWPL from the coding sequence ATGGAACGGGCTTTGATAATATTATTGATTCTTTATGTGGTCATTTGTCTGATCATCTATTTTTTCCAACATTATTTTTTCTTTCGTCCGGAGATTTTACCTCGTCACTTCACCTATAAATTCCCTTTCCCTTTTGAAGAGCTGGATTTTAAAATGGAAGATGGAGGTAGTGTCAACGCGATTCATTTTAAAGTTCCTAAAAGCCGTGGCATCGTCTATTATCTCAAAGGCAATAGTAGGAGCATCAAAGGTTGGGGTAAGTTTGCCAAAGATTTTTTGGGCAATGGTTACGATTTTTTAATGATTGATTACAGGGGATTTGGAAAAAGTAAAGGCAAAAGAAACCAAGCGCTATTATTCAGTGATGCTCAATTCGTGTATGAATGGATAGCCGAATCTTATCGGGAGGACCAGATCATCTTATATGGCAGATCGCTCGGCTCCGGTGTAGCTGCTCGCATAGCCTCCTGGAATCATCCAAAACTGCTGATCCTGGATTCACCTTATTTTAGTTTTTATTACAACATCCGGCGCTATTTGTTTTTCACTCCTTTAAAATGGTTGATGCGATATGATCTTCGTACAGATCTATATCTTGCCGAAGCCTCGTGCCCCATCCATATCATACACGGTGATCTTGATAGATTGATTCCGTATACTCAATCCGTAAAATTAAAAGACTTGTATCCTGACAAGATCTCCCTGCATCAAATCAAAGGAGCCCATCACAATAATTTGCCGGACTTTGCAGCCTACTTCGAGGTCTTGTATGAGATATTATATGTCAAACCATCCGCATCATGGCCCTTGTAA
- a CDS encoding cellulase family glycosylhydrolase, translating into MKRSFYLFVLLAPFLFLSFLAVASSPPFHKFKINKGTNIAHWLSQSTRRGTERSGFFTEKDIQYIHQAGFDHIRLPVDEEQLWTLDGRREEEAFKLMGDCIQWCERSGLRVIIDLHILRSHHFNAAEKPLWTKPEEQDKFIALWKDLSGFLHTWPQGLVAYEIMNEPVADDPEQWNHLIARAVSVIRDLEPNRTIVIGSNRWQSAQTFDQLKVPAHDRNIILSYHFYEPFYLSHIRASWTKLKDFTGEVNYPGPIVVNGTTLEEQKIYNRDTLEKMMSKPFQLARKLHLPLYCGEFGIIDKAPIPPKLAWYRDMVSIFKKHHVSYANWNYKAGSFGIVDKDMVPDEKVVSILVN; encoded by the coding sequence ATGAAAAGATCATTTTACTTGTTTGTTTTGTTGGCGCCCTTCCTGTTTTTGTCATTTCTTGCAGTTGCGTCTTCTCCACCCTTCCATAAATTTAAAATCAACAAAGGGACTAATATTGCACATTGGCTTTCACAAAGCACCCGCCGCGGAACAGAACGATCCGGTTTTTTTACAGAAAAGGATATTCAATATATTCATCAGGCTGGTTTTGATCATATCCGGTTACCCGTAGACGAAGAACAACTATGGACGCTGGATGGCCGGCGGGAAGAAGAAGCGTTTAAGTTGATGGGTGATTGCATTCAATGGTGCGAGCGCTCAGGTCTGCGAGTAATCATCGATCTCCATATATTGCGTTCACATCATTTTAATGCTGCTGAAAAACCCCTGTGGACCAAACCTGAAGAACAAGATAAATTTATCGCTCTTTGGAAAGACCTCTCCGGGTTTTTACATACCTGGCCACAAGGGCTGGTAGCCTACGAAATCATGAACGAACCTGTAGCAGATGATCCGGAACAGTGGAACCATCTCATAGCCCGTGCGGTCTCAGTGATTCGGGATCTGGAACCGAACCGTACTATCGTGATCGGCTCCAACAGATGGCAGTCAGCGCAGACTTTCGACCAACTCAAAGTGCCTGCCCATGATCGCAACATCATCCTTTCTTATCATTTTTACGAACCCTTTTATCTATCTCATATCAGAGCTTCTTGGACAAAGCTAAAAGATTTTACCGGTGAGGTAAATTATCCCGGCCCAATAGTGGTCAATGGGACTACTCTTGAAGAACAGAAAATATACAACCGGGATACCCTGGAAAAAATGATGTCAAAACCATTCCAGCTGGCCAGGAAGCTACATCTGCCTTTGTATTGTGGCGAATTTGGTATCATAGACAAAGCACCTATCCCTCCCAAGCTTGCCTGGTATAGGGATATGGTCAGTATCTTTAAAAAACACCATGTGTCTTATGCCAATTGGAATTATAAAGCTGGATCATTTGGGATTGTAGATAAGGATATGGTGCCCGATGAAAAGGTAGTTAGTATCTTAGTTAATTAG
- a CDS encoding alpha/beta fold hydrolase — MVLLSMYLLGFTLIYLVQDRFIFQRQILPADYRFSHDAEEVFIPSSDSVLLNALLFHSAESAKGLILYFHGNRHSLDRWGRYAADLTTLGYDVLMIDYRGYGKSTGYPSEAGLYQDAEATRAWAKEKFPDQPLIYYGRSLGTGVATALAVQHEPQKIILETPYDELKNVVPWYLRVMLYIIPLRHSFHNNDRVPKILCPILILQGTVDPIVPLSSALGLRPLLKPTDQFVIIKGGSHNNLSRFEEKRNALAAFLK; from the coding sequence ATGGTTCTTTTAAGCATGTATCTGTTAGGCTTTACCCTCATTTACCTTGTCCAGGACAGATTCATATTTCAGCGACAGATCTTGCCAGCAGATTATCGTTTTAGTCATGATGCAGAAGAAGTTTTTATCCCATCATCGGATAGTGTCCTACTCAATGCATTGCTGTTTCACAGCGCAGAAAGTGCAAAGGGACTGATCCTCTACTTTCATGGCAATCGTCATTCGCTGGACCGCTGGGGCAGATACGCAGCCGATCTCACTACATTGGGGTATGATGTGCTGATGATAGACTATCGGGGTTATGGCAAAAGCACCGGCTACCCTTCGGAGGCAGGTCTGTACCAGGATGCCGAAGCTACCCGGGCCTGGGCAAAAGAAAAATTTCCCGATCAGCCCCTGATCTATTATGGCCGGTCACTCGGTACAGGGGTTGCCACTGCTTTAGCGGTACAGCATGAGCCTCAAAAAATAATCCTGGAGACCCCATATGATGAGCTCAAAAATGTAGTGCCCTGGTATTTGAGGGTCATGCTGTACATCATCCCCTTGAGGCATAGCTTTCACAACAATGATAGAGTGCCAAAGATCCTCTGCCCCATCCTTATCTTGCAAGGCACCGTAGATCCTATCGTTCCCCTATCTTCTGCCTTGGGGCTGCGTCCTTTGCTCAAACCTACCGATCAATTTGTAATCATAAAAGGAGGTAGCCATAATAACCTGAGCAGGTTTGAAGAAAAACGCAATGCTTTAGCGGCTTTTTTAAAGTAA
- a CDS encoding SRPBCC domain-containing protein, whose translation MSTIEIAETVKTTFSRQTTVSTDIQADTSVIWALLTTADDYARWNSTVTLLEGKIALGETVKLKSILDAKRTFKLKVKEMEVNKKLAWGDAQGTRVYTLDQKTNGLVTFTMREKIGGLLFPLFAKMIPPFDESFERFAADLKHEAELIMQSK comes from the coding sequence ATGTCAACCATAGAAATAGCAGAAACCGTCAAAACTACTTTTAGCCGTCAGACTACCGTCAGCACCGATATCCAGGCGGATACATCAGTGATCTGGGCCTTACTGACCACCGCTGATGATTACGCCAGGTGGAACTCCACGGTCACCCTACTGGAAGGTAAAATAGCTCTTGGCGAAACGGTCAAACTTAAATCGATCCTCGATGCCAAACGCACTTTTAAGCTGAAAGTAAAAGAAATGGAAGTCAACAAAAAACTGGCCTGGGGCGATGCGCAAGGCACGCGCGTATACACGTTGGATCAAAAAACAAATGGATTGGTCACCTTCACGATGAGAGAAAAAATCGGAGGTTTGCTCTTCCCCCTTTTTGCAAAAATGATACCCCCATTTGACGAATCGTTTGAACGATTTGCAGCAGATTTAAAACACGAAGCAGAATTAATCATGCAATCTAAATAA
- a CDS encoding gluconate 2-dehydrogenase subunit 3 family protein, translating into MNRRSTLKSLVTVSGALLTLPGWARSWNLQSIQSYVSSYSLAEQDTLSAVADTIIPAGDSIGALSVGVDKFLQKLFDRCYEKEMQDNIKVQLASLETKAQAIYQTSFGNSTTTQRENMLMNVAKSTNKDESDFFKLLKSETIRGFNTSEEVMTKYLNYKVAPGHFYGSVEV; encoded by the coding sequence ATGAATAGAAGATCCACTTTAAAATCTCTGGTCACTGTATCAGGTGCCTTACTCACCCTGCCGGGTTGGGCTCGGTCCTGGAATTTGCAATCCATACAATCCTATGTGTCTTCGTATTCACTTGCTGAGCAAGACACCCTCTCAGCGGTTGCAGATACTATTATTCCCGCTGGGGACTCAATAGGTGCCTTATCAGTGGGAGTAGATAAATTTCTTCAAAAGCTATTCGATCGGTGTTATGAAAAGGAGATGCAGGACAATATCAAAGTACAGTTGGCATCCCTCGAAACCAAGGCGCAGGCTATTTATCAGACTTCTTTCGGTAACAGTACTACAACCCAACGCGAAAACATGTTGATGAACGTGGCTAAGTCTACTAATAAGGATGAAAGCGACTTTTTTAAACTTCTAAAATCTGAGACCATCCGCGGATTCAATACTTCCGAAGAGGTGATGACCAAATATTTAAATTATAAAGTGGCTCCGGGACATTTTTATGGGAGCGTGGAGGTGTGA
- a CDS encoding NAD(P)/FAD-dependent oxidoreductase, protein MTHFDLVVIGAGPAGFAAAMRAHDFKKKTLLIERDRLGGAGMNNGALSSKTWWELSRDVAALRKQLKKYNIQAPAIDFEEVYREVQKAIAERKDLLEEQMRCFINTADDYFEYRIGEAKLLDQYTVEIATPGHKEIVHADHIILATGSKPRYLPELPIDEKIIMTSDGIEHMSTFPESLVIVGAGVIGCEYATIFSSFGHTKVYLIDKGARILPFEDKDVVDIIQQNMENNGVVIHHQSKLADMKIVDGHVEYTIQYDDGTSETLSVAKALVSVGRTPNLDNLIPSELGLMMHQRGVENLSTQTNIPNIYAVGDLTSDISLVNIGELEGRHAVEKIFGRPSRQLVYDNISNIMFLNPEVASVGINELQAQAAGLDYRVATLDYATIPRAIAKRNTQGFIKLITRDDQQMQILGMKVVGNHASSAIQAVALLISMGKGIEELAECVHPHPSIIEGVQECVRMLMGKSLLKPMALSNSLTCKKWINGKYINMQDISE, encoded by the coding sequence ATGACCCACTTTGATCTGGTAGTTATCGGCGCCGGACCAGCAGGATTTGCTGCAGCCATGCGGGCGCACGATTTTAAAAAGAAAACATTATTGATCGAGCGCGATCGGCTCGGAGGTGCCGGCATGAACAATGGAGCTCTTTCGTCAAAGACCTGGTGGGAACTCTCCAGGGATGTAGCTGCACTAAGAAAACAGTTGAAGAAGTATAACATACAGGCACCAGCCATCGACTTTGAAGAAGTGTATCGTGAGGTTCAAAAAGCAATAGCAGAACGAAAAGATTTGCTGGAAGAACAGATGCGCTGTTTTATCAATACCGCCGATGATTATTTTGAATACAGGATCGGCGAAGCAAAGCTCCTGGACCAATACACTGTCGAAATTGCTACCCCCGGGCACAAAGAGATCGTCCATGCAGATCATATCATCCTGGCTACCGGTAGCAAACCCCGCTATTTACCGGAGTTGCCTATTGATGAAAAAATAATAATGACCAGCGATGGCATTGAGCATATGTCAACATTCCCCGAAAGTCTGGTGATTGTAGGTGCGGGAGTGATTGGTTGTGAGTATGCTACTATATTCAGTTCATTTGGGCATACTAAAGTATACCTCATTGACAAAGGTGCCAGGATTCTTCCATTTGAAGATAAAGATGTGGTCGATATCATCCAGCAAAATATGGAAAACAATGGAGTGGTGATTCATCATCAATCAAAACTGGCAGACATGAAGATCGTGGATGGCCATGTGGAGTACACGATTCAATATGACGATGGTACCTCAGAGACGCTTTCCGTAGCAAAAGCGCTCGTATCTGTGGGCCGCACCCCCAATCTGGACAATCTTATTCCATCAGAATTAGGGCTCATGATGCATCAAAGGGGTGTAGAAAACCTGAGCACTCAAACCAATATACCCAATATCTATGCTGTGGGTGATCTTACCTCAGATATTTCTCTGGTCAATATAGGAGAGCTTGAAGGTCGGCATGCTGTCGAAAAGATATTTGGCCGACCATCCCGCCAGTTGGTCTATGATAATATCAGTAATATCATGTTTCTAAACCCTGAAGTTGCCAGCGTAGGTATAAATGAACTGCAAGCCCAGGCTGCAGGGCTCGACTATAGAGTAGCTACTTTGGATTATGCCACCATACCAAGGGCCATCGCCAAACGCAATACCCAGGGTTTTATCAAATTGATCACCAGGGATGACCAGCAAATGCAGATTTTAGGGATGAAAGTAGTTGGAAACCATGCTTCAAGTGCCATTCAGGCAGTAGCTCTACTCATCTCTATGGGCAAAGGCATAGAGGAATTGGCCGAATGCGTCCATCCACATCCCTCTATCATCGAAGGGGTTCAAGAGTGTGTGCGGATGCTGATGGGAAAATCGTTGCTCAAACCCATGGCATTGAGTAATTCCCTTACTTGTAAAAAATGGATAAATGGAAAATACATTAATATGCAGGATATTTCTGAGTGA
- a CDS encoding alpha/beta hydrolase has protein sequence MKPSLLIFAFFIIEFSLHAQPDQAVVIGKADSIHSTILNENRNILVHLPSGYNDNLYSAQRYPVIYLLDGDAHFPSVAGMVHQLSEINGNTICPEMIIVAIPNTDRTRDLTPTHVESDLPYVDRDFARTSGGGEKFMAFIEKELIPYIDASYHTQPYRMFIGHSFGGLTVINTLIHHKDIFNSYVSIDPSMWWDHERLLKESQAALKSVSFEGKSLYLGIANTMEDGMTIKKVKKDTSANSRHIRSILNLQDHLQKNPQNGLKYMGKYYDGDDHGSVPLITEYDALRFIFKDYPIHFKPNDFKDTTEALKNKIVTHYQKISKIYGYTIAPAESMMNGMGYQALGSKQYTKAKSFFSYNVDQYPGSGNVYDSYGDYFNAIGDKPHAIEQFKKALSIKESPETRKKLDALENKSMAASNTSLQDLDLYVGEYILPGEGIEIKTFVRDGALRILATGRDEAELVPAKTHEFTVKGVTGYLIKFDIVDGKSVGIGLDVPEGMFKAVRKKP, from the coding sequence ATGAAACCGTCACTGCTAATTTTCGCATTTTTTATTATTGAGTTTTCTTTGCATGCGCAGCCGGATCAAGCCGTCGTCATCGGCAAGGCCGACAGCATTCATTCCACCATATTAAATGAAAATAGAAACATCCTGGTCCATCTGCCCTCCGGATATAACGATAATCTTTATAGTGCTCAACGATATCCTGTGATCTACCTCCTGGATGGTGATGCGCATTTCCCTTCAGTGGCAGGCATGGTCCATCAATTAAGCGAAATCAATGGCAATACGATATGCCCGGAGATGATCATCGTAGCCATCCCCAATACGGATCGCACCCGCGACCTCACGCCTACGCATGTGGAGAGTGACCTACCCTATGTCGATAGAGATTTCGCCAGAACTTCCGGGGGTGGCGAAAAATTCATGGCTTTCATTGAAAAAGAATTGATCCCTTACATAGATGCTTCCTACCATACACAACCTTATCGAATGTTTATTGGTCACTCATTTGGAGGTCTGACAGTGATCAACACCTTGATCCATCACAAAGATATCTTCAATTCTTATGTCTCTATAGATCCAAGTATGTGGTGGGACCATGAGCGATTGCTCAAAGAATCACAGGCGGCATTAAAATCAGTATCCTTCGAGGGTAAGAGCTTGTACCTGGGTATCGCTAATACCATGGAGGACGGCATGACCATCAAAAAAGTAAAAAAAGATACTTCGGCCAATTCACGCCATATACGCTCCATACTCAACCTCCAGGATCATCTTCAGAAAAATCCTCAAAATGGATTAAAATACATGGGCAAATATTATGATGGTGATGACCATGGTTCAGTACCGCTGATCACGGAATATGATGCCTTGCGATTTATATTTAAAGATTACCCTATACATTTTAAGCCAAATGATTTTAAGGACACCACGGAGGCCTTAAAAAACAAGATCGTAACGCATTATCAAAAAATCTCTAAAATCTATGGCTATACCATCGCCCCCGCTGAGTCTATGATGAATGGCATGGGATACCAGGCACTTGGAAGCAAACAATACACCAAAGCCAAAAGTTTTTTCTCATACAATGTTGACCAATACCCCGGATCCGGCAATGTCTATGACTCTTATGGCGATTATTTTAATGCCATCGGAGACAAGCCTCATGCTATCGAACAATTCAAAAAAGCATTGAGCATCAAAGAAAGTCCGGAAACCAGGAAGAAACTGGATGCACTGGAAAATAAATCGATGGCAGCATCCAATACAAGTCTGCAAGACCTTGATCTGTATGTTGGAGAATATATACTCCCGGGAGAAGGGATCGAGATTAAGACCTTTGTCAGAGACGGAGCATTGAGAATATTGGCTACAGGACGGGACGAGGCCGAACTCGTTCCAGCGAAGACACATGAATTTACGGTCAAAGGAGTAACGGGTTATCTAATAAAGTTCGACATAGTCGATGGTAAAAGTGTTGGGATCGGTCTGGATGTACCGGAGGGTATGTTTAAAGCGGTGCGGAAAAAGCCTTAA